The genomic window GAGCACACAGGAATGACGGAGCCTAGAATATCCTATTCCCGCTCCGCCGACTTGGCCCAAAGGTTGATATCGGCTTCGCGCGCATAAACGTCGATTTCGGCAAGTTCCTCGAGGCTGAATTCGAGATTGTCCAGCGCCTTGACGCAATCGACAATCTGCGAGGAGCGGCTGGCGCCGATCAGCGCCGAGGTCACGCGCCCGCCGCGCAGCACCCAGGCGATCGCCATCTGCGCCAGCGTCTGGCCGCGCCTTTCGGCGATCTCATTGAGCTTCCTGATATTGTCGATGATCGAGGGGCGGATGAAATCGCGCTTCAGGAAGTGGTTTTGCGCTGCGCGGCTGTCCTCGGGAATACCGGCGAGATATTTCGTCGTCAGCATGCCCTGGGCGAGCGGCGAGAACACGATCGAACCCATGCCGACTTCATCGAGCGTATCGAGCAGCTTGTCGTCCTCGACCCAGCGGTTGAGCATCGAATAGCTCGGCTGGTGGATCAAGCAGGGCGTGCCGAGTTCCCTAAGGATGGCGGCTGCTTCGCGGGTGCGCTGCGAATTATAGGAGGAGATGCCGACATAGAGCGCCCGGCCGGAGCGGACGATATGGTCGAGCGCGCTGCAGGTTTCCTCGAGCGGCGTCTCCGGATCGAAGCGGTGCGAATAGAAGATGTCGACATAATCGAGGCCCATGCGCTTCAGGCTCTGGTCGCAGGAGGCAATCAGATATTTGCGGCTGCCCCATTCGCCGTAAGGACCTGGCCACATATCGTAGCCGGCTTTCGAAGAGATGATCAGCTCGTCGCGAAGGCCGGAAAATTCCGTCCGCAGGATCTCGCCGAAGGCTGTCTCGGCGCTGCCGGGAGGCGGGCCGTAGTTGTTGGCGAGGTCGAAATGTGTGATGCCGAGATCGAAAGCCGTGCGGCACATGTCGATCTTGCGGTCATGCGGCGTGTCACCGCCGAAATTGTGCCAAAGGCCCAGGGAGACGGCCGGCAGCTTCAGGCCGGACCGGCCCGTGCGGTTGTATTTCATTTTCGAATAGCGGTCTGCGGCCGGTTGCCAGCTCATAAAACTCTCCTTGATAAAATACCCATTGGTACCGTCACCCCCTGGGATGACGGTACCAATGGAGCAAGCGCGCCGTTACGACAAGCCCACGGCGCGCCTCATCTCTACCGCAACAGCGCCTGCGCCTCTTCGATGCCGAGTGCGGCCGGCTGGGTGCAGGTCGTCGAAAGGTCGATGAACCGCCCCTCCTCGCCCGACTTCAGGATCGATGTCATGACGTCGACGCCGTGCAGCGTGCGGTCGAGTGAGCAGCGCGCGTCGCGGCCTTCGATCAGCGACATCACCATGTCGGCAAGGCCGGCCGTGCGGTAGTTGGCGCGCGAACCGTTCGGGTTTTCCTGGTTGATCTTGCCAAAGGGATGCTCCCAGTTTTCCAGCGGCTTGATGTCCTTGTCGCGGCCGCTCGCCTCGACCACACCGCCGAAGAAGTTGGGGTCCGGCACGTAGAGCGAGCCGTCGGTGCCATAGAGTTCCATGTTGGCATGGCGATGCGACCACACGTCCCAGCTCGCCGACAGCGTCACCGTGGCGCCGCTGACGAATTCCAGCAGCGCCTGGATCGTCGTCGGTGTCTTCACAGGGATGATCTCGCCGTGGCGCGGCTGGCTGGTGATCGTGCGGGTCGCCGATGCCATCGAGGTCATGGCGCCGACACGCTTCACGGGCCCGATCAGGTTGATCAGGTTGGCGATGTAGTAGGGGCCAAGATCGAGGATCGGGCCGCCGCCCGGCAGGAAGAAGAAGTCCGGGTTCGGATGCCACATTTCCATGCCGGGGCTCATCACATAGCAGGCGCCCGAGGTCACCCGGCCGATACCGCCGTCATCGATGAACTTGCGGGCGAGCTGGTGGGCGCCGCCGAGGAAGGTGTCCGGCGCGCAGCCGACGGCAAGATTCTTCGCCTTGGCGATGCGGCGAAGCTCCTCGCCCTGCTCCAGCGTAAGCACCAGCGGCTTTTCCGAATAGACGTGCTTGCCAGCCTCGAGGATCGCCTTCGATACCGGAAAATGCGCATCCGGGATCGTCAGGTTGACGACGACGTCGATCTCGTCATTGGCGAGAAGCTCCTCGATCGTCTGTGCCTTGACGCCATATTCCTTGGCGCGGGCCTCTGCGGCCTGCACGTTGATATCGGCGCAGGCGAGCACCTTCAGCCCCTTGAAGAGCGGTGCGAGCGAGAAATAAGTGGTGGAGATGTTGCCGCATCCGATGATGCCGACGCCAAGTTCCCTGGTCATGATGTGCCTCAGTAGGTCTTGATGGAAGCGATCGAGCGCGTGATGTTGCGGTCGATATCGTTCGGATTGTCGTGCTCGACGACGAAATGCTTGGCCTTGGTCTTCGCCTTGACGACCGGAAGCAGCTTGGCCCAGCCGATCGTGCCATGGCCGACATCCGCCCAGCCGCCTTCATCCGTGGCTTCGCCTGCCGGCGCAATGTCCTTGACGTGCACGGCGCTGATGCGGTCCCCAAGCTTCTCGACCCAGGCATAGGGGTCGGCACCGCCGCGAACGACCCAAGCGATATCCGCTTCCCAGGTAATGTCGGGCGCGCCTTCGAAGATGCGCTCGATCGGCAGCGAACCGTCGGCGAGCTTCACGAATTCGAAGTCGTGATTGTGCCAGCCGAATTCATAGCCCGCATCCTTGTAGGGCTTGCTCATTTCCTGCAGGCGCTTGCCGAAGGCGAGCCAGCCGGCAGCATCCGTCGGGCGCTGGTCGGGCATCAGATGCGGCGCATAAATGGAATCCATGCCGAGGACTTTGGCGATCTGCAGCGACTTCTCGACGCTGCCATCGAGGAAATCGGGGCTGAAATGCCCGGTCGCCATGACAAGGCCGTTCTTGTCGAGATCGGCGCGCAGGCTCTTCAGGCCGGCCTCATCCAGTTCGGCATAGATGCCGCCGAAACCTTCGACTTCGCCGTAACCGGCCTTGCCGAGCTTCTCAAAGATCGCCGACAAAGGCGGGAAATTGCGCGCGCTGTAGAGCTGGTAGCTGAGTTTCGTCATCATGTTCTCCTTGGGCCTCGTGCCCATTTCTTGGAAGGATCAATCCGCCGATTGGCAGGAATGCAGGTCGTAGAAGCGGAATTCCGGCAGCCTGCCGCGTTCGAGCTGATGTGCCGGAGTGAAGGTGATGCGGCGGCTCTCGCCGGCCGCCAGATCGAAGGCGTTGTCGGAATATTTTCCGTCCGTCTCGCTTTCGATCATCACGAAGAGCGCAAGTCCCTTAGCGGTGATGTTGATGTCGACGGCGCCGCTCGCCTCGACATATTCATGGGTAACGGTCAGGCCCGACGGCTCCAGCTCCAGCGCCTTATAGGTGCCGTTGACATAGTGTCCTTCGCCGCCCATGCCGTTCGACGCGGTGAAATGCCAGGCGAGCAGCGTTCCCTCGGCAATGTCGGACACATCGATCGTCGCTGCCGTTACCGCGGCATCCGGCGAGCAGACCGCCTGCACGTCTTTCAGGTGCTTCCGCTCGCCCTTCATCGTCAGAAGCGAGATCGAAAGATCGATGCTGACATCTGAAAGCGTGTCGTTAACAAGCGAGAAGCGGATCGTCTTGCCGTCTTCGGCGGGAATGGCGGCGATCGCCACCGGCTGGAAGAAACGCTTGACGAGATAATGCATCGCCTTCCAGCGTCCGCCGTAGTCGAGGCTCGACCAGGAGGCGACCGGCCAGGTGTCGTTGAGCTGCCAGTAGATCGTGCCCATGCAGTGGGGCTTGAGCGACCGCCAGTATTCGACCGCGGTCTTGATGGCGAGCCCCTGCTGGATCTGGCTGAGATAAACGAAGTTCGGGAAATCCTTGGGGAAGCGGAAATAGCGGAACATCGTGCCGGCAATGCGCTCGTTGCCGCCGGCATTCTTCTGGTGCAGCTCCATAACGGGAGAAGCGATATTCATATCCTTCTCCTCGGCATAGGTCCTGATGACAGGCAGCGAGGTATAGGACTGGAAGCCGAATTCCGAGCAGAAGCGCGGGCGCACCGAGCGGTAATTGTCGAACGACTTGTTCTCGTGCCAGACCGACCAGTAGTGCATGTCGCCGGAGCCATCGGCATGCCAGGCATCGCCGAAATCGAGATAGCCGGAAGCCGGGCTCGACGGCCACCAGAGCGCGCCGGGCAGCGCCTTCTTCACCGCCTGCTCGATCGTCCGGTTGAGGCGATCGTAGGAGACGAGGTAGCGGTCGCGGTTCCTCCTCGATTCCTCGAACCAGGTCAGCGCGCCCACAAGCTCGTTGTCGCCGCACCAGAGCGCGATCGAGGGATGCGAGGAGAGCCGCCGCACCTGGTAGTCGACCTCGATCGCCACATTGTCGAGGAAATCCTCCGTCGAGGGATAGAGGTTGCAGGCGAACATGAAATCCTGCCAGACCAGCAGGCCCAGCCGGTCGCAGAGATCGTAGAAGTAATCCTGCTCGTAGAAGCCGCCGCCCCAGACACGGATCATGTTCATGTTCGCGGCTTTCGCCGATTGCAGCAGATCTTCGGTCTTGTCAGGCGAAGAGAGCGAATAGAGCGCGTCGGCGGGGATCCAATTGGCGCCACGGCAGAAGATCTCGCGCCCATTGACCTTGAAGGCGAAGCGGGCGCCGGATGAATCCGGCGTGGTGATCAGTTCGATGGTGCGAAGGCCGATCTGCCTGGTCACCTCATCGTCGGCCACTTCGACGGAAAGTGTATAGAGCGCCTGTTCGCCGCTGCCGGAAGGCCACCACAGGCGCGGCTCGTCGATATGGAAGAGATAGTTGACGTCAGTCTCGCCCTTGACCCCGACATCGAGGCGCACACGCTCCCCGTCGAGATCGAAATAGACCTGGGCGACACCCGCATGCTTGGAAAACAGGCTCGCCGTCACCGTCAGGTCGACCGAACCGTCATTGTTATGGACCTGGCGGGTAACGACATGTTCGATACGCGCCGTCTCGAGCTTCTTCAGCGCGATCGTGCCGTAGAGACCGAACGGCGCGATGGCGATATTCCAGTCCCAGCCGAAATGGCATTGAGGCTTGCGCAGCATGTTGCCGTCGGGGATCGGGCAATTGCCGGTGCTGTAAGGGATATAGAAGGGTTGCTGCTTCTGCCGCGCCGCAGCGACGGCAACGTTCGAGGCAAAGACGATGCGGATGGAGTTATCGCCCGATTTCAGCATGCTCGAGACATCCGGCCGGTAACGGCGGAAGCTGTTATCGGCTTCGAGAGCCAGAAAGCCGTTGACGTAGACGCTGGCGACCGTGTCGAGATAGTCGAGCTCCAGATACCAGTCGCCCTCGATCTCCTGCAGCGTGAAGCTGCGCTCGACCGCCCATTCACGCTCGGCGACCCACTGCACCTTCTCCTCGTTGCGGCCGAAATAGGGATCGGGGATCAGTCCTGCGCGGTGGAGTGCGGTATGCACGTCGCCGGGCAACGCAATCGCTGTGCGAACTTCGCCGTCGACGGAGGTAAGCTGCCACGAACCGGAAAGGTCGATGCTGGATGGGGTCGATTGTTGCGTCACGATGTCATTTCCGATTTTGAAAGCATTATGGTCTTGGGAAGGGCGAAGGATCGCTATTTGCCCTCACCCTGTCGCTTGTGAGGGAGGTTTCCTTCCCCTCACCCTTCACCAGGGGCGCCCCAGCTCTCCTCCCTCATTCCTGTGCTTGTCACAGGAATCCAGTGCGCCCAGGTCCCTGGGCGCGGGAGACCCCTCTGTGGTAAAGAGTCATTCACGGCGCGGACGCGCCGTCGCTGGATTCCTGTGACAAGCACAGGAATGAGGGAATGCAGAGCTTCTGCCGAATTCATACCTATAGCCTTGCAGCAGCAGGTGGCGCCATCTCCGGCCCCACCCGCAGAACTTTCTAGAGCCGCAGCTCGCTCTCGGCATCGAACACCGAGGCAACGGTCATGTCGAAGCTGAGCTTCACCTTCGCCCCGACATTGAAGCGGCGCGCGCCGTTGACGCGCACCGACATCGTGTGGCCGGCATGTTTCAGCCACAGAAGATTGTCCGCACCCATCGGCTCCTCGATATCGACGGTGGCGTCATGTTCTTCGCCGCCGGTATTCTCGTTGACCTTGATGTGTTCGGGACGAACGCCGAGCACCACCTTGCGGCCGGGCTGCAGGGTCTCGGTGGCGTCATAGCCGGCAAGCGAGAAGTTGACGCCGTTGGCGGTAAAGGCGATGCCGTCGCCCGATTTGACCAGTTCGCCCCGCAGGAAATTCATCGACGGCGAACCGATGAAGCCGGCAACGAAGAGGTTGCGCGGGCGGTTGTAGATCGTCGTCGGGTCGTCGAGCTGCTGGATGATGCCGCTCTTCATGATAGCAATGCGGTCGGCGAGCGTCAGCGCCTCGATCTGGTCGTGGGTGACGTAGATCATCGTGTTCTCTAGCGACTGGTGCAGGCGCTTGATTTCGACGCGCAGTTCCGAACGCAGCTTGGCGTCGAGGTTGGACAGCGGCTCGTCGAACAGAAAGACGTCGACGTCACGCACCAGCGCCCGGCCGATCGCCACGCGCTGGCGCTGGCCGCCGGAAAGTTCGGCCGGCTTGCGCTTCAGGAGTGGCTGGATCTGCAGGATCTCGGCCGCGCGCGCCACGCGCTTGTCGATCTCGGCCTGCGGCACCTTGGCGACGCGAAGGCCGAAGGAGAGGTTCTTCTCGACCGTCATCTGCGGATAGAGCGCATAGGACTGGAAGACCATGCCGATGCCGCGGTCCTTCGGCTCTTCCCAGGTGACGTTCTTGCCCTTGATGAAGATCTGCCCTTCCGACGCGTCGAGCAGGCCGGCGATGCAGTTGAGCAAGGTCGACTTGCCGCAGCCGGACGATCCGAGGAGCACCAGGAACTCGCCGTCATTGATGTCGAGATTGAGATCCTTCAGCACGCTGACCGCACCGAAGTTCAGCGACAGATCCTTGATCGAGACGCTCGCATTGGAGACAGTGGAATTCATGTTCATGTGATCACCCCTTCACTGCGCCGGCGGCGATGCCGCGAACAAAAAGCCGTCCGGAGACGAAATAGACGATCAGCGGCACCAGGCCGGTGAGGATCGTTGCTGCCATGTTGACGTTGTATTCCTTCACGCCCTGAACGGAATTGACGATGTTGTTGAGCTGCACGGTCATCGGATAGGTATCCGGCCGCGTGAAAACCACGCCGAACAGGAAGTCGTTCCAGATGCCGGTCACCTGCAGAATCATCGCCACCACGAAGATCGGCAGCGACATCGGCATCATGATCTTCAGGAAGATCTGCCAGAATCCCGCTCCGTCGACACGCGCCGCCTTGAACAGTTCTTCCGGCAGCGACACGAAGTAGTTGCGGAAGAGCAGCGTCAGGATCGGCATGCCGAAGATCGAATGCACGATGACAAGGCCGGACAGCGTGCCGTAAATGCCAATTTCGCGCAGGATGATGACGATCGGATAGATCATCACCTGATAGGGAATGAACGCGCCGATGATGAGGATCGAGAAGAAGAGCTCGGATCCCTTGAAGCGCCAGTTTGCCAGCGCATAGCCGTTCACCGAGGCGATGGCGATCGAGATGATGACCGACGGCACCGTAATGCGTACCGAATTCCAGAAGCCGCGCGACAGGCCATCGCAGTTGAGCCCGGTGCAGGCCTCCGCCCAGGCCTTCACCCAGGGTTCGAAGGTGATCTCCATCGGCGGCGAGAAGATGTTGCCGAGACGGATTTCCGGCATGCCCTTCAGCGAGGTCACGACCATCACGTAGAGCGGCAGCAGGTAATAGAGCGCCGCCACACCGAGCGTGCCGTAGAGCATGATATTGCGCGGCGACAGCGCCGGGCGCGGCTTCGGGCCGCTCGGGCCTTCGCCGAGTTTCGGCGCGACCGCGTCGATGCCGGCTGCCGTGGTGTTGAGGGTTCCGATATTAGCCACGCTTGCGACCTCCTCCGAATTCAAGATAGGCCCACGGAACGATGATGATCGCGACCGTGACCAGCATCATGGTCGATGCGGCGAAGCCCTGGCCCAGGTTCTGCGCCTGGAACATATAGTCGTAGACGTATTTTGCCGGCACTTCCGAGGAGATACCGGGACCGCCCGACGTCTGCGCCACCACGAGGTCGTAGACCTTGACGATGCCGGA from Rhizobium sp. Pop5 includes these protein-coding regions:
- the mgrA gene encoding L-glyceraldehyde 3-phosphate reductase; translated protein: MSWQPAADRYSKMKYNRTGRSGLKLPAVSLGLWHNFGGDTPHDRKIDMCRTAFDLGITHFDLANNYGPPPGSAETAFGEILRTEFSGLRDELIISSKAGYDMWPGPYGEWGSRKYLIASCDQSLKRMGLDYVDIFYSHRFDPETPLEETCSALDHIVRSGRALYVGISSYNSQRTREAAAILRELGTPCLIHQPSYSMLNRWVEDDKLLDTLDEVGMGSIVFSPLAQGMLTTKYLAGIPEDSRAAQNHFLKRDFIRPSIIDNIRKLNEIAERRGQTLAQMAIAWVLRGGRVTSALIGASRSSQIVDCVKALDNLEFSLEELAEIDVYAREADINLWAKSAERE
- a CDS encoding Gfo/Idh/MocA family protein, whose product is MTRELGVGIIGCGNISTTYFSLAPLFKGLKVLACADINVQAAEARAKEYGVKAQTIEELLANDEIDVVVNLTIPDAHFPVSKAILEAGKHVYSEKPLVLTLEQGEELRRIAKAKNLAVGCAPDTFLGGAHQLARKFIDDGGIGRVTSGACYVMSPGMEMWHPNPDFFFLPGGGPILDLGPYYIANLINLIGPVKRVGAMTSMASATRTITSQPRHGEIIPVKTPTTIQALLEFVSGATVTLSASWDVWSHRHANMELYGTDGSLYVPDPNFFGGVVEASGRDKDIKPLENWEHPFGKINQENPNGSRANYRTAGLADMVMSLIEGRDARCSLDRTLHGVDVMTSILKSGEEGRFIDLSTTCTQPAALGIEEAQALLR
- a CDS encoding sugar phosphate isomerase/epimerase gives rise to the protein MTKLSYQLYSARNFPPLSAIFEKLGKAGYGEVEGFGGIYAELDEAGLKSLRADLDKNGLVMATGHFSPDFLDGSVEKSLQIAKVLGMDSIYAPHLMPDQRPTDAAGWLAFGKRLQEMSKPYKDAGYEFGWHNHDFEFVKLADGSLPIERIFEGAPDITWEADIAWVVRGGADPYAWVEKLGDRISAVHVKDIAPAGEATDEGGWADVGHGTIGWAKLLPVVKAKTKAKHFVVEHDNPNDIDRNITRSIASIKTY
- a CDS encoding glycoside hydrolase family 2 protein — translated: MTQQSTPSSIDLSGSWQLTSVDGEVRTAIALPGDVHTALHRAGLIPDPYFGRNEEKVQWVAEREWAVERSFTLQEIEGDWYLELDYLDTVASVYVNGFLALEADNSFRRYRPDVSSMLKSGDNSIRIVFASNVAVAAARQKQQPFYIPYSTGNCPIPDGNMLRKPQCHFGWDWNIAIAPFGLYGTIALKKLETARIEHVVTRQVHNNDGSVDLTVTASLFSKHAGVAQVYFDLDGERVRLDVGVKGETDVNYLFHIDEPRLWWPSGSGEQALYTLSVEVADDEVTRQIGLRTIELITTPDSSGARFAFKVNGREIFCRGANWIPADALYSLSSPDKTEDLLQSAKAANMNMIRVWGGGFYEQDYFYDLCDRLGLLVWQDFMFACNLYPSTEDFLDNVAIEVDYQVRRLSSHPSIALWCGDNELVGALTWFEESRRNRDRYLVSYDRLNRTIEQAVKKALPGALWWPSSPASGYLDFGDAWHADGSGDMHYWSVWHENKSFDNYRSVRPRFCSEFGFQSYTSLPVIRTYAEEKDMNIASPVMELHQKNAGGNERIAGTMFRYFRFPKDFPNFVYLSQIQQGLAIKTAVEYWRSLKPHCMGTIYWQLNDTWPVASWSSLDYGGRWKAMHYLVKRFFQPVAIAAIPAEDGKTIRFSLVNDTLSDVSIDLSISLLTMKGERKHLKDVQAVCSPDAAVTAATIDVSDIAEGTLLAWHFTASNGMGGEGHYVNGTYKALELEPSGLTVTHEYVEASGAVDINITAKGLALFVMIESETDGKYSDNAFDLAAGESRRITFTPAHQLERGRLPEFRFYDLHSCQSAD
- a CDS encoding ABC transporter ATP-binding protein, giving the protein MNMNSTVSNASVSIKDLSLNFGAVSVLKDLNLDINDGEFLVLLGSSGCGKSTLLNCIAGLLDASEGQIFIKGKNVTWEEPKDRGIGMVFQSYALYPQMTVEKNLSFGLRVAKVPQAEIDKRVARAAEILQIQPLLKRKPAELSGGQRQRVAIGRALVRDVDVFLFDEPLSNLDAKLRSELRVEIKRLHQSLENTMIYVTHDQIEALTLADRIAIMKSGIIQQLDDPTTIYNRPRNLFVAGFIGSPSMNFLRGELVKSGDGIAFTANGVNFSLAGYDATETLQPGRKVVLGVRPEHIKVNENTGGEEHDATVDIEEPMGADNLLWLKHAGHTMSVRVNGARRFNVGAKVKLSFDMTVASVFDAESELRL
- a CDS encoding carbohydrate ABC transporter permease translates to MANIGTLNTTAAGIDAVAPKLGEGPSGPKPRPALSPRNIMLYGTLGVAALYYLLPLYVMVVTSLKGMPEIRLGNIFSPPMEITFEPWVKAWAEACTGLNCDGLSRGFWNSVRITVPSVIISIAIASVNGYALANWRFKGSELFFSILIIGAFIPYQVMIYPIVIILREIGIYGTLSGLVIVHSIFGMPILTLLFRNYFVSLPEELFKAARVDGAGFWQIFLKIMMPMSLPIFVVAMILQVTGIWNDFLFGVVFTRPDTYPMTVQLNNIVNSVQGVKEYNVNMAATILTGLVPLIVYFVSGRLFVRGIAAGAVKG